The proteins below are encoded in one region of Marinibacterium anthonyi:
- the parA_2 gene encoding plasmid partitioning protein ParA: MSSPTTSISLQPIDPSDALDAVPGRVTTERFTVAAEICMRARDDLARRGYKPDGEKNLRRFGIWEITTFMLPVSPQHLRRVLKAHPDLPQGEAEKTGGARTFTLEEVNAIRDFLEAEGQQGKGYRPYRPADRPAKVVSVCNFKGGVAKTTTGAHLAMAAALDGYRVLVVDLDSQASMSTMFGSMAEDEGQTAYAVLAWHRARHAARTLGIDDLTSEELDEEIREAAAVTADDVIFGTHWPTIDILPAQLNLYWAEFQVPVWMQTHRSWQFWDALRAFLEDQNLLSDYDIIIIDTPPALGYLTINALSAADILMIPVGASFIEFDSTGRFFDMLYTTFVSIEDSMARLSDDAPKFSWDAVQVLLTRYDDAQQSELANVIQVYLDDFVATYRQEFTALVGQAGERVSGIYEASHTDFNRDTYRRGRETFDRCYHEFKRLLIGCWERDRIEAESREAAE; this comes from the coding sequence ATGAGCAGTCCGACGACGTCCATCAGCCTTCAACCTATCGATCCCTCGGATGCGCTTGATGCGGTCCCGGGCCGGGTCACCACAGAGCGGTTTACCGTCGCGGCCGAGATCTGCATGCGTGCGCGCGACGATCTGGCCAGGCGCGGCTACAAGCCTGACGGCGAAAAGAATCTGCGCCGGTTCGGTATCTGGGAAATTACCACTTTCATGCTGCCCGTGTCGCCTCAGCATTTGCGGCGGGTGCTGAAGGCGCATCCCGACCTGCCACAGGGCGAGGCCGAGAAGACCGGCGGCGCCAGGACCTTTACCCTGGAAGAAGTCAACGCGATCCGGGATTTCCTGGAAGCCGAGGGGCAGCAGGGCAAGGGCTATCGCCCCTACCGACCCGCGGACCGCCCGGCCAAGGTCGTTTCCGTCTGCAACTTCAAGGGCGGCGTGGCCAAGACGACCACCGGCGCGCACCTGGCGATGGCCGCCGCGCTGGACGGGTACCGGGTGCTGGTGGTGGACCTCGACAGCCAGGCGTCGATGAGCACGATGTTCGGATCCATGGCCGAGGACGAAGGCCAGACCGCCTATGCGGTCCTGGCCTGGCACCGGGCGCGTCACGCGGCGCGGACGCTGGGGATCGACGACCTGACGTCCGAGGAACTGGACGAGGAGATCCGCGAAGCCGCGGCCGTGACGGCGGACGACGTGATCTTTGGAACGCACTGGCCGACGATCGATATCCTGCCGGCGCAGCTGAACCTGTATTGGGCGGAATTCCAGGTGCCGGTCTGGATGCAGACCCATCGCAGCTGGCAGTTCTGGGATGCGCTGCGCGCGTTTCTGGAAGATCAGAACCTGCTGTCGGATTACGACATCATCATCATCGACACGCCGCCGGCGCTTGGTTACCTGACCATCAACGCGCTGTCGGCCGCCGATATCCTGATGATCCCGGTCGGGGCAAGCTTCATCGAATTCGACTCGACGGGCCGGTTCTTTGACATGCTCTACACGACTTTCGTCAGCATCGAAGACAGCATGGCACGGCTGAGCGACGATGCGCCGAAGTTCTCGTGGGACGCGGTGCAGGTGCTGCTGACGCGCTACGACGATGCGCAGCAATCGGAACTGGCGAACGTGATCCAGGTCTACCTGGACGATTTCGTCGCCACCTACCGGCAGGAATTCACCGCGCTGGTCGGGCAGGCCGGCGAACGGGTGTCGGGAATCTACGAGGCGAGCCATACGGATTTCAACCGCGACACCTATCGTCGCGGGCGCGAGACGTTCGACCGGTGTTATCATGAATTCAAAAGACTTTTGATCGGATGCTGGGAACGGGACCGAATCGAGGCTGAAAGCAGGGAGGCCGCCGAATGA